A stretch of Pseudomonadota bacterium DNA encodes these proteins:
- a CDS encoding ISL3 family transposase, which translates to MQGYCRHCARYETVRPLEIVEQHQASLRVMRQVSLLCRWLPLARVCEFLPVVPSTAYRWDRYILQKELPEPRLDGLEAILVDEKAIRKGQGGFVTVVLNARNGELLHLAEGRNKESLESFFSKLSEEQKGSIRAVGVDRSGPYRAVVKKQLPKAEIVLDKFHLIANYNEVIDRIRRRSYQQASGPAREFIKGQRYNLFRRPENLKAEGKVALRKLLEANADLNTAYVLKDELQRLWLYRYPKSAGKALEGWVELALDAGIAELTRFAHGLLEAKEQIVSFCKHQLTSAKIESFNALISRVIHKACGISNLDYLWLKLRQASLQG; encoded by the coding sequence CAGGCGAGCCTGCGGGTGATGCGCCAGGTCAGTTTGTTGTGCCGGTGGCTGCCTCTGGCGCGGGTCTGCGAGTTTTTGCCGGTCGTGCCGAGCACCGCCTACCGTTGGGATCGCTATATACTGCAGAAGGAATTGCCGGAGCCGCGGCTGGACGGGCTGGAAGCGATCCTGGTCGACGAGAAGGCGATCCGCAAGGGCCAGGGAGGCTTTGTCACCGTGGTGCTTAACGCGCGCAATGGGGAGTTGCTGCACCTGGCCGAAGGCCGAAACAAAGAGAGCCTGGAGAGTTTCTTTTCCAAGCTCAGCGAAGAGCAGAAAGGGAGTATTCGGGCGGTGGGCGTCGATCGCAGCGGGCCGTATCGAGCGGTGGTCAAAAAGCAGCTTCCCAAGGCGGAGATCGTCCTGGACAAGTTCCACCTCATTGCCAACTACAATGAGGTCATCGATCGGATCCGGCGGCGCTCCTACCAGCAGGCGAGCGGTCCAGCGCGGGAGTTTATCAAGGGGCAGCGCTACAATCTCTTTCGCCGGCCCGAGAACCTCAAAGCCGAGGGGAAGGTGGCGCTCAGAAAGCTACTGGAAGCCAATGCGGATCTCAACACCGCGTACGTGCTCAAGGATGAATTGCAGCGGCTCTGGCTCTATCGTTATCCCAAGAGCGCTGGCAAGGCACTGGAGGGCTGGGTCGAGCTGGCCCTGGATGCGGGTATTGCCGAGTTGACTCGCTTTGCCCATGGCCTTCTCGAAGCCAAGGAGCAGATCGTCAGCTTCTGCAAACATCAGCTCACCTCCGCCAAAATTGAATCCTTCAACGCCCTGATCAGCCGCGTCATCCACAAGGCCTGTGGCATCTCCAATCTCGACTATCTCTGGCTCAAGCTGCGCCAAGCTTCACTGCAAGGATGA